A single window of Halobacillus naozhouensis DNA harbors:
- a CDS encoding Gp37-like protein, translating into MKKPIRIYTPFIDLVMETDNYQSLQFPRSFYGIGNFELHVNKYVHGADTFEKGNIIVLDKQDNKAGMILSKEIALDENGKATENWKITGYTLDGLLSRRRTVPSEDDAGGYDRKSGDSETVMKHYIQKHFINPEDPKRKMPQLEIAPNKHRGDHIDWESRFKIVSEEFTKIGKRSGLGWIVKIDTKNKKFVFDVIESKDLTKGNPYGNTPIVFSPDFGTVKGQSFTNSDKEYRNIAYVGGQGEGENRRIVVVGNQEVEGLNRIETFVDARDLGNDKGTEEDQKLTEEEIEQQLRERGDQQLSDMQNKLSFEAEILTPITKRVNRIPNGEAIAETPFEYEVDFDLGNRVTILNKSWGVIMSAPITEFLEVHEPGGFRLEGTFGESKPTLVTKIQNKFDEISGIEQQELPAKYTQIQVEKAKEYSDQQLSKEQKARIEQAKENLKEAKNYTTEYAEQKFHEGPTPPEDKTKKWIDTSDPDNIVWRTWDGSEWVAGPSGPKGVPGPPGEDGQSLYTWIKYADDAQGGGMADLPDGKEYLGIAYNKTDPTESSNPDDYTWSKTEGPKGDQGIPGPTGEDGKPRYTWIKYADDNIGTGLSDDPTGKPYLGISYNNLEQTESDDPNDYTFSKIEGPQGPKGEQGPRGLQGIQGEQGEQGIQGPPGEDGLSSYTHIAYANSADGTTGFSVSDSQNKLYIGMYVDHTASDSTNPVDYNWTLIKGADGEQGIPGPAGEDGRTPYLHIAYATNSDGTAGFSTTDSTGKAYIGQYTDFNATDSTNPSSYSWSLIQGPQGPVGDQGPIGPEGPRGPQGIEGPPGPNGETYYTWIKYADTASGSGMSNDPTNKEYIGISYNNLDQTESSNPADYTWSKILGPQGPTGDTGPQGPQGPQGQQGIQGPPGEDGKPRYTWVRYADDASGNGMTNVPGDKEYIGIASNKLTATESTNPADYTWARIKGPIGPQGPTGDQGPQGPQGEQGPRGPNIVDTNTSFGVNWLVADYIQSLAGLNVGNGQFVVDELGNVTFAGTLSGADGDFTGTLETTYDNRSLQISGGGWTSWSSGKRVITMFDNAMWFYDPGNLDEYGNSVEVASISGTNFSGTEGISVGFSISGDADYVSISRKQSTLMEFNWEDLEHQYTHLFGAESYSENGYVMVKSADYIFHDTPNILVQQDTVVGSSDYARVKVTIGNAEQTLADSYNAGQTSIDYGFSIHQLVGDDSDFTTQLFMVSSDLNNETYTQIDTDLVNMPGIVGIGNLTVTGSLTADAGTVVDLFSPILSGTTKANSLTVTGTLAVDGAIWGGLVVNGKLDARGVVDANSLDVLNAANVGSLEVDNSATIGEGLTVGGDLTVDGTTLYVGTNQGRFTIYNSDFWMQSESGTVHVSKYQSTTHARFEAGNIVSHGGSRPMELRGNMANGAVIFGLGSESNAEYIATHDSSASPGVFYFCADAPTVGEGKNPYDHANALIYCGSVTEKSERDAKTNIEPLHSKTLEGVKNTPVYRYTYKKHLTHRGDAVETPLRKTGWMFDEAPEEIKHEPGGIGISSAVAYVWKALQEENEEREVAQAEYEQRIAALEKRIAELEQQT; encoded by the coding sequence ATGAAAAAGCCAATTAGGATCTATACACCGTTTATTGATCTAGTGATGGAAACGGATAACTATCAATCTTTGCAATTTCCTCGGAGCTTCTATGGGATCGGGAACTTTGAACTTCATGTTAATAAGTATGTTCACGGTGCTGATACGTTTGAAAAAGGGAACATTATTGTCTTAGATAAACAAGACAACAAAGCAGGTATGATTCTATCGAAAGAAATTGCCTTAGACGAAAATGGTAAAGCAACGGAGAATTGGAAGATTACTGGTTATACTTTAGATGGATTGTTGAGTCGTAGAAGAACTGTTCCAAGTGAAGATGATGCAGGTGGTTATGATCGGAAAAGCGGCGATTCCGAAACGGTCATGAAACATTATATTCAAAAGCATTTTATTAACCCTGAAGATCCAAAACGTAAAATGCCCCAGTTGGAAATCGCACCGAACAAACACCGTGGTGATCATATAGATTGGGAATCCCGTTTTAAAATTGTATCAGAGGAATTCACCAAGATAGGTAAGCGCAGCGGGTTAGGTTGGATTGTTAAAATCGATACCAAAAACAAGAAATTTGTTTTCGACGTGATCGAATCCAAGGACCTAACTAAAGGAAATCCTTATGGAAACACACCTATTGTCTTTTCTCCAGACTTCGGAACAGTGAAAGGGCAAAGTTTCACTAACAGCGATAAAGAATATCGAAATATCGCTTATGTAGGTGGACAAGGTGAAGGTGAGAATCGAAGAATTGTTGTCGTAGGAAATCAGGAAGTAGAGGGCCTTAACCGAATAGAAACATTTGTTGATGCTCGCGATCTTGGCAATGATAAAGGAACAGAAGAAGATCAAAAGCTTACCGAAGAGGAAATAGAGCAGCAATTAAGAGAGCGCGGAGATCAGCAACTTTCAGACATGCAAAATAAACTTTCATTTGAAGCGGAAATCCTAACACCTATTACTAAAAGGGTCAACCGTATACCTAATGGTGAAGCTATCGCAGAAACACCCTTTGAGTATGAAGTCGATTTCGATTTAGGAAACAGAGTGACTATTCTTAATAAATCATGGGGAGTCATTATGTCAGCTCCCATTACTGAATTTTTAGAGGTTCATGAACCAGGCGGATTCCGACTAGAAGGCACATTCGGAGAATCAAAACCAACGCTTGTTACTAAGATCCAAAATAAATTCGATGAGATCAGTGGTATAGAACAACAAGAGTTGCCAGCCAAATATACTCAGATTCAGGTGGAAAAAGCCAAGGAATATAGTGATCAACAATTATCTAAAGAACAAAAAGCACGTATAGAACAAGCTAAGGAAAACTTGAAAGAAGCTAAGAATTACACGACTGAATATGCTGAACAAAAGTTCCATGAAGGTCCTACCCCACCTGAAGATAAAACCAAGAAGTGGATCGACACCTCAGATCCTGACAACATTGTATGGAGAACATGGGACGGATCTGAATGGGTAGCTGGCCCAAGTGGTCCGAAGGGTGTGCCTGGTCCTCCAGGAGAAGATGGGCAATCTCTTTACACCTGGATTAAATATGCGGATGATGCCCAAGGTGGAGGCATGGCTGATTTACCAGATGGAAAAGAGTATTTAGGGATAGCTTACAATAAAACGGATCCAACTGAATCGTCCAACCCTGATGATTACACCTGGTCTAAAACCGAAGGCCCTAAAGGGGATCAAGGGATACCAGGCCCTACTGGTGAGGATGGGAAGCCTAGATATACGTGGATCAAGTATGCGGATGACAATATAGGCACCGGACTATCAGATGATCCAACAGGGAAGCCGTATTTAGGAATCTCTTATAACAACCTAGAACAAACCGAATCAGATGATCCAAATGACTATACGTTTAGCAAAATTGAAGGCCCACAAGGTCCTAAAGGGGAGCAAGGTCCACGTGGTTTGCAGGGAATTCAAGGTGAGCAAGGTGAACAGGGAATCCAGGGGCCTCCTGGTGAGGATGGTTTATCTTCATACACCCATATTGCTTATGCAAACAGTGCTGATGGGACAACCGGTTTTAGTGTTAGCGATAGTCAAAACAAATTGTATATCGGTATGTATGTGGATCATACTGCCAGTGATAGCACCAATCCAGTTGATTATAACTGGACCTTGATTAAAGGGGCAGATGGTGAGCAGGGTATACCTGGGCCAGCCGGTGAGGATGGAAGGACCCCTTATCTCCATATTGCATATGCGACAAATAGTGACGGGACAGCAGGATTTAGTACAACGGATTCAACCGGAAAAGCGTACATTGGTCAGTATACGGACTTTAATGCTACTGACAGTACAAATCCCTCCAGTTATTCTTGGTCTTTAATTCAGGGACCACAAGGCCCTGTAGGTGATCAGGGACCAATCGGACCAGAGGGCCCACGGGGGCCGCAGGGGATTGAAGGACCGCCTGGACCAAATGGTGAAACGTATTACACCTGGATCAAGTATGCTGACACTGCTTCAGGAAGTGGGATGTCGAATGATCCAACAAATAAAGAGTATATCGGGATTTCCTATAATAACCTCGACCAAACTGAATCTAGTAATCCAGCTGACTATACTTGGTCTAAGATTCTAGGCCCACAAGGACCGACAGGAGATACAGGACCTCAAGGGCCGCAAGGTCCACAGGGACAGCAAGGTATTCAAGGTCCGCCGGGCGAAGACGGTAAGCCTCGTTATACATGGGTAAGGTACGCTGATGATGCGAGCGGCAACGGTATGACGAACGTGCCCGGTGATAAAGAGTACATCGGGATAGCTTCCAATAAGCTAACTGCAACTGAGTCAACGAACCCTGCTGATTACACATGGGCTAGAATTAAAGGTCCAATAGGACCACAAGGGCCCACAGGTGATCAAGGTCCACAGGGGCCGCAAGGTGAACAAGGGCCAAGGGGTCCGAACATTGTAGACACTAATACTTCATTTGGCGTTAATTGGTTAGTTGCAGACTATATTCAGTCGCTTGCAGGATTAAACGTAGGAAACGGTCAGTTTGTTGTTGACGAGTTAGGTAACGTAACCTTTGCCGGTACGTTAAGCGGTGCAGACGGAGATTTTACAGGTACACTTGAAACAACTTACGACAACCGTTCGCTGCAAATTTCAGGTGGAGGTTGGACGTCATGGTCTAGCGGAAAACGTGTTATAACAATGTTTGACAACGCTATGTGGTTCTACGACCCCGGAAACCTCGATGAATATGGTAATAGTGTAGAGGTAGCCAGTATCAGCGGAACCAATTTTAGTGGAACTGAAGGCATATCGGTAGGTTTTTCTATTTCAGGTGACGCTGATTATGTAAGTATTTCAAGGAAGCAATCAACATTAATGGAGTTTAACTGGGAAGACCTAGAACACCAATACACACATTTATTTGGTGCTGAAAGTTATAGCGAAAACGGTTATGTAATGGTGAAGTCAGCAGACTACATTTTTCACGACACTCCAAATATTTTAGTGCAGCAAGATACTGTGGTCGGTAGTAGTGACTATGCACGTGTAAAAGTAACAATCGGTAACGCCGAGCAGACGTTAGCTGACTCATACAATGCCGGGCAAACTTCTATTGACTATGGGTTTTCGATACACCAGTTAGTAGGCGACGATTCAGACTTCACTACGCAGTTATTTATGGTTAGTTCAGACCTTAATAACGAAACGTACACCCAAATAGACACAGACTTGGTAAACATGCCAGGTATTGTTGGCATAGGTAACTTAACTGTAACAGGTAGTTTAACTGCTGATGCCGGTACTGTCGTAGATTTATTTAGTCCCATACTTTCAGGTACCACAAAGGCCAATAGCCTTACGGTAACAGGGACTCTTGCTGTAGATGGAGCTATATGGGGAGGGCTTGTTGTAAACGGTAAGCTTGACGCCAGAGGAGTGGTTGATGCCAATAGTCTTGATGTACTAAACGCAGCGAATGTTGGTAGCTTAGAAGTAGATAACTCGGCAACAATAGGTGAAGGCTTAACGGTAGGTGGAGACCTTACTGTTGACGGTACTACTCTTTACGTGGGTACTAACCAAGGTCGCTTCACTATTTACAATTCCGATTTTTGGATGCAGTCTGAGTCAGGTACCGTTCATGTCTCTAAATATCAATCGACAACGCACGCACGCTTTGAAGCCGGCAACATCGTATCGCATGGAGGATCCCGACCGATGGAACTACGCGGCAATATGGCGAACGGCGCGGTCATCTTCGGATTAGGATCGGAGTCCAACGCGGAGTATATTGCAACTCACGACTCCTCGGCATCCCCAGGCGTATTCTACTTTTGCGCTGACGCACCTACCGTCGGGGAAGGGAAGAACCCGTATGACCACGCAAATGCTTTGATATATTGCGGGAGCGTAACTGAGAAATCAGAAAGAGATGCTAAAACGAACATTGAGCCCCTTCACAGTAAAACTTTAGAAGGCGTTAAAAACACACCTGTTTATAGGTATACGTATAAAAAACACCTGACACACAGGGGAGACGCCGTTGAAACTCCGTTAAGGAAAACAGGGTGGATGTTTGATGAAGCTCCAGAAGAAATAAAGCATGAACCTGGCGGAATCGGGATAAGTTCTGCGGTTGCTTATGTATGGAAGGCGTTGCAGGAAGAGAATGAAGAACGTGAAGTTGCACAAGCGGAGTACGAACAACGAATAGCCGCGTTAGAGAAAAGAATCGCAGAGTTAGAACAGCAGACATAA
- a CDS encoding phage holin — protein MKELLTKINNKWVRLALMVIVGVNTGAMMFGYQLLPFSSQEIATGVSMAAMVGSEIWNHYKNNNYSQAAKYAQNYLESIKGDK, from the coding sequence ATGAAAGAACTATTAACGAAAATCAATAACAAATGGGTTCGATTAGCACTAATGGTTATCGTCGGAGTTAATACTGGCGCCATGATGTTTGGATATCAATTATTGCCGTTTTCCAGTCAGGAAATTGCTACTGGTGTATCAATGGCCGCGATGGTCGGAAGTGAAATATGGAATCATTACAAGAACAACAATTACAGCCAGGCAGCTAAATACGCTCAAAACTATTTAGAATCAATCAAGGGGGATAAATAA
- a CDS encoding N-acetylmuramoyl-L-alanine amidase yields MAYLIALDDGHGMETPGKRTPYISSLGRFVHENEFNRAVVKHLDEELRRSGFETLLVAPGDEDNSLIFRTNRANDAGADAYISVHYNAFDGSFSGADPEGNEIYVYPGHTNRAAGELAACIGKYLRQGTSQNWRGINEANFHVLRETAMIAILSENGFMDNEREALLMVDPDFQREVAIEHAKGICDYFGVSYVPGNSAPSGTYIVQQGDTLWGIAQKFNTTVERLKELNPGVDPQALQIGSVLIVEGSSNYSTPSYVGRRVESIYQGELRFYSVPSWDDSDIAGYLQYGYGFPNVLAIVDVDGSPQYKVENSNGEVYYVTTSETYVKLI; encoded by the coding sequence ATGGCATATTTAATCGCTTTAGATGATGGGCACGGAATGGAGACACCAGGTAAACGCACACCTTATATTAGCAGTCTTGGTCGTTTCGTCCATGAAAATGAGTTTAACCGGGCAGTTGTAAAACACCTAGATGAGGAACTAAGAAGAAGTGGTTTTGAAACATTGCTTGTGGCCCCTGGGGACGAGGATAACTCTTTAATTTTTAGAACAAACCGTGCAAATGATGCAGGGGCAGACGCTTATATTTCTGTGCACTATAATGCCTTTGATGGTTCATTCTCTGGAGCTGATCCAGAAGGTAATGAGATTTATGTTTATCCAGGACACACGAATCGTGCTGCAGGTGAACTGGCAGCATGTATTGGCAAGTATCTACGTCAGGGAACTTCTCAAAACTGGCGGGGTATTAATGAGGCAAACTTCCATGTACTACGTGAAACAGCTATGATTGCCATTCTTTCTGAGAACGGCTTTATGGATAATGAACGTGAAGCCTTGCTTATGGTTGATCCAGATTTTCAAAGAGAAGTGGCTATTGAGCACGCTAAGGGGATTTGTGATTACTTTGGAGTTTCCTATGTACCTGGTAATTCTGCACCAAGTGGTACCTATATTGTCCAGCAGGGTGACACTCTTTGGGGGATTGCTCAGAAGTTCAATACGACAGTTGAGCGATTGAAAGAACTTAATCCAGGAGTGGATCCACAAGCCCTTCAAATCGGAAGTGTCTTGATCGTAGAAGGTAGTTCGAATTATTCCACACCCTCATATGTTGGGAGGCGTGTAGAATCAATTTATCAAGGGGAATTACGTTTCTACAGTGTACCGTCCTGGGATGATTCAGATATTGCTGGCTATCTTCAATATGGGTATGGATTTCCGAACGTACTTGCAATAGTTGATGTAGATGGATCACCACAGTATAAGGTTGAAAATTCTAATGGTGAGGTTTATTACGTCACTACAAGTGAAACGTATGTAAAGCTAATATAA
- a CDS encoding DUF3231 family protein, whose translation METNAHVELTSAEISNLWTSYVQGTMMICGLRYFLAKVEDPEISGVLGYALDKVFSSLLEEEHLPSPQTWDHTVMDSIVYTFSDKLMMFHITALIASGIGQHGIAMSDSPRRDLGLHYLRLAGEIAKYSEYRANILIDKGWLEQPSIGVDRKTLARKKD comes from the coding sequence ATGGAAACTAATGCTCATGTAGAACTAACATCTGCTGAAATTTCAAACCTTTGGACATCGTATGTTCAGGGGACAATGATGATTTGTGGTCTGAGGTATTTTTTGGCGAAAGTAGAAGACCCAGAAATATCAGGGGTACTAGGCTATGCGTTGGATAAAGTCTTCTCTTCCTTACTTGAAGAGGAACATTTGCCCTCCCCTCAAACGTGGGATCACACCGTTATGGACTCTATTGTTTATACTTTTTCAGACAAATTAATGATGTTTCATATTACGGCCTTGATTGCTTCAGGAATAGGGCAACACGGGATTGCTATGTCCGACAGTCCGAGAAGAGACTTAGGATTACACTACCTTCGTTTGGCAGGAGAGATTGCCAAGTACTCCGAATACAGGGCAAACATTTTGATCGACAAAGGTTGGTTGGAGCAACCATCTATAGGAGTTGACCGAAAAACTCTAGCAAGGAAAAAAGATTAA
- a CDS encoding DUF3231 family protein, with product MKNKSQPNLRLTASELGMLWTSYINDSMAICVLKHFLAKADDKEVIPVLKFALNLSQKHVEEIAEIFKRENQPVPEGFTDNDVDTTVPRLFSDTFGLVYLQNMSRLGLMAYGATLPLSPREDTNDYFHKCIGSSADLSKKITKVMLKKGIYTRSPYVPVSEKIEYIRDQQYMNGWVGKQYPLNAVEINDVFMCELTNIFSKVLFTGYAQVAKTERAREYLKSGKKIASKHTKVFADLLTKEDLSSPQTWNSEVTESTQAPFSDKLMVYHTRALSMGGIATYGGSMSTSMRHDLIPMYGKLAAELGKYGDKGMEIMIAERWMEKPPTAADRNQLIHQRPKKQ from the coding sequence GTGAAAAATAAATCTCAGCCGAATCTAAGGCTAACTGCCTCAGAGTTAGGAATGCTTTGGACTTCTTATATCAATGACAGCATGGCGATTTGCGTATTGAAACACTTTCTTGCCAAGGCGGATGATAAAGAGGTAATACCAGTTTTAAAATTTGCTTTGAATCTCTCTCAAAAGCATGTAGAGGAAATTGCAGAAATCTTTAAAAGAGAAAATCAACCCGTTCCTGAAGGATTTACGGATAATGATGTTGATACTACAGTACCACGACTTTTCTCGGATACCTTTGGACTTGTTTATTTACAAAACATGTCACGTCTTGGTCTAATGGCTTATGGTGCAACCTTACCACTTTCTCCACGGGAAGACACAAACGATTATTTTCATAAATGTATCGGCTCATCTGCCGATCTTTCAAAGAAAATAACGAAAGTAATGTTGAAGAAAGGCATCTATACAAGATCTCCTTATGTCCCTGTTTCCGAGAAAATAGAATATATCCGGGATCAGCAATACATGAACGGTTGGGTGGGGAAACAGTACCCCTTAAACGCCGTGGAAATCAACGATGTTTTCATGTGCGAGTTAACAAATATATTCTCGAAGGTGTTATTCACTGGCTACGCCCAGGTCGCTAAAACCGAAAGAGCAAGAGAATACCTTAAAAGCGGAAAGAAAATCGCATCCAAGCATACGAAAGTATTCGCGGACCTCCTAACAAAAGAAGACCTCTCTTCCCCCCAAACATGGAATTCGGAGGTCACGGAATCCACTCAAGCCCCGTTTTCGGACAAGTTGATGGTATACCATACTAGAGCACTTAGTATGGGCGGCATAGCCACGTATGGGGGAAGTATGTCTACAAGTATGAGACACGATTTAATACCGATGTATGGGAAGCTCGCTGCGGAGCTTGGAAAATACGGGGATAAAGGAATGGAGATCATGATTGCCGAGAGATGGATGGAAAAACCGCCAACTGCTGCAGATCGAAATCAATTGATCCATCAGCGACCGAAAAAACAGTAG
- a CDS encoding response regulator yields the protein MATSIVLIDDHKLFREGVKRILDFESSFKIVAEGDGGTAALDLIEKNKPDIVLMDINMPNMNGIEATREITSRYPDLKIIILSIHDDENYVIHALKMGARGFLLKEMDSDALIEAIKIVSGGGSYLHPKVTHHLVSEYRRLLKSAEANSLSFQMKEYRKPFHLLTRRECEILQLMANGNSNRGLAESLYISEKTVKNHVSNLLRKMKVNDRTQAVISAIKNGWVEVV from the coding sequence ATGGCGACCAGTATTGTATTAATTGATGATCATAAATTATTTCGTGAAGGTGTGAAGCGGATATTGGATTTTGAATCCAGCTTTAAAATCGTTGCAGAGGGCGATGGTGGAACTGCAGCGCTCGACCTAATCGAAAAAAATAAACCTGATATTGTATTGATGGATATTAATATGCCCAATATGAACGGTATTGAGGCAACGAGGGAGATTACATCTCGTTATCCAGACTTAAAAATTATCATTCTTTCCATTCATGATGATGAAAACTACGTAATTCACGCTCTGAAAATGGGGGCCCGAGGGTTCTTGTTAAAGGAAATGGATTCTGATGCTCTAATAGAGGCGATTAAAATAGTCAGTGGTGGAGGATCCTACTTACACCCGAAAGTCACCCACCATTTAGTGAGTGAATATCGTCGTCTATTAAAAAGCGCAGAGGCGAACTCACTCTCATTCCAAATGAAAGAGTATCGTAAGCCCTTTCATCTGCTTACACGCCGTGAATGTGAGATACTCCAACTAATGGCAAATGGAAATAGTAACCGTGGTCTTGCTGAATCGCTTTATATCAGTGAAAAAACAGTTAAAAACCATGTGAGCAATCTTTTGAGAAAGATGAAGGTTAATGACCGTACACAAGCTGTCATTTCAGCCATTAAAAACGGCTGGGTCGAAGTGGTCTGA
- a CDS encoding DUF3231 family protein has protein sequence MTTGRIPVTSSELGTLWIVYQKKTMMVQVTDYFLKNSQEPKAAEILQTFNDEEKKLVQELKGIFKAEGATVPIGFTENDVNYNAPPLYDDIFQIIYLRMMMKIATGIHALHLSMSYRKDIMDLYRRFSAFAEDLCEQTTQYLLSKGALPKSPSVNMPNHAEIAEGKDYRQGFKLKGPKRTLNTVEVAYLYQAIEANVTGMKLMTGFSQVAEKKDTRNYFFKGKELSKSINSKFSEILLESDIIVPATSAGLVTESTISPFSDKLMMYNTSILNSFGLGSNALGTSFSLRKDLPLKMVTTAKDIFEFANEGGDLMAKHGWLEEPPQMEDRTRLSKGK, from the coding sequence ATGACAACAGGACGTATACCGGTAACGTCATCCGAGCTTGGAACCCTTTGGATCGTGTATCAAAAAAAGACCATGATGGTCCAAGTAACTGACTATTTTTTGAAAAATAGTCAAGAGCCAAAGGCTGCCGAAATCCTTCAAACCTTTAACGATGAGGAAAAGAAACTTGTCCAGGAATTAAAGGGGATTTTCAAAGCAGAAGGGGCAACGGTTCCAATTGGGTTTACAGAGAATGATGTAAATTATAATGCGCCACCACTGTATGATGATATTTTTCAAATCATATATTTGCGTATGATGATGAAAATTGCCACAGGAATTCACGCCTTACATTTAAGTATGAGCTATCGAAAAGACATTATGGATTTATACAGGAGATTTTCTGCATTTGCGGAGGATCTCTGCGAACAAACAACGCAATATTTGCTCAGCAAAGGCGCACTTCCCAAATCTCCGAGTGTCAACATGCCAAATCATGCTGAAATTGCGGAAGGGAAAGATTATCGTCAAGGGTTTAAATTAAAAGGTCCTAAAAGAACCTTAAATACTGTGGAAGTAGCTTATCTCTATCAGGCGATTGAAGCCAACGTTACAGGGATGAAATTAATGACAGGCTTTTCCCAGGTTGCTGAAAAAAAGGATACTCGTAATTACTTTTTCAAAGGAAAAGAATTGTCCAAATCGATCAACTCCAAATTTAGTGAGATCCTGTTAGAAAGTGACATCATAGTTCCAGCTACGTCAGCCGGTTTGGTTACGGAATCTACAATCTCCCCTTTCTCAGATAAGCTTATGATGTACAATACATCCATTCTAAATAGCTTTGGTTTAGGCAGCAATGCTTTAGGTACATCATTCAGTCTTAGAAAAGATTTACCGTTAAAGATGGTAACGACTGCTAAAGATATTTTCGAGTTTGCAAATGAAGGAGGAGACCTGATGGCTAAACATGGATGGTTGGAGGAACCACCTCAAATGGAAGATAGAACTCGCTTATCAAAGGGGAAGTAA